The following proteins are encoded in a genomic region of Paenibacillus sp. FSL R7-0273:
- a CDS encoding manganese catalase family protein, producing the protein MFKRMDEIMIEIPDVEKPDPNAAAAVQELLGGKFGEMSTLNNYLYQSFNFRSKDKLKPFYDLVMSITAEELGHVELVSHAVNKCLRGSTDYKKPDSTPLEAVKDARLSYHFLAGAQGAMPFDSMGNPWTGANVFNSGNLVEDLLHNFFLECGARTHKMKVYEMTDHPAARAVVGFLLVRGGVHVVAYAKALEIATGVNVTKLVPVPSLSNKLFTEAKKYEEKGVHTKLYTWSDKDFSSIGQIWKGTHPEDGLPLEVIEGAPQGVPIPEAPESKEEFAPGISAEEFKEIAKRLKMAGNITD; encoded by the coding sequence ATGTTCAAACGGATGGATGAAATTATGATTGAGATTCCCGATGTTGAAAAACCGGACCCGAACGCGGCAGCTGCCGTGCAGGAGCTGTTAGGCGGCAAATTCGGCGAGATGTCCACCCTCAACAACTATCTCTACCAGTCTTTTAATTTCCGCTCCAAGGACAAGCTGAAGCCGTTTTATGACCTGGTGATGAGTATTACCGCTGAAGAGCTGGGACATGTGGAGCTGGTCTCCCACGCCGTAAATAAATGTCTCAGAGGCTCAACCGATTATAAAAAACCGGATTCTACTCCGCTGGAAGCTGTGAAGGATGCCCGCCTGTCCTATCATTTCCTGGCCGGAGCACAGGGGGCCATGCCGTTCGACTCCATGGGCAACCCGTGGACCGGCGCCAATGTGTTTAACAGCGGGAATCTGGTAGAGGATCTGCTGCACAATTTCTTCCTCGAATGCGGAGCAAGAACCCATAAGATGAAGGTATATGAAATGACTGATCATCCGGCGGCCCGCGCGGTTGTCGGCTTCCTGCTGGTCCGCGGCGGCGTTCATGTCGTGGCCTATGCGAAGGCGCTGGAAATCGCTACAGGCGTTAATGTGACCAAGCTGGTACCGGTCCCGTCGCTGAGCAATAAATTGTTTACCGAAGCGAAGAAATACGAGGAAAAAGGCGTGCATACCAAGCTGTACACCTGGAGTGACAAGGATTTCAGCTCGATCGGCCAGATCTGGAAAGGAACGCATCCCGAGGACGGGCTGCCGCTCGAAGTCATTGAGGGCGCTCCGCAGGGCGTTCCGATTCCCGAAGCACCGGAATCCAAGGAGGAGTTCGCCCCGGGCATTTCCGCAGAGGAATTCAAGGAAATTGCCAAGCGGCTTAAAATGGCCGGCAATATTACGGACTGA
- a CDS encoding UxaA family hydrolase, translating into MKRLMKMNPRDTVAVALRPVTAGEQLEIDGVSVQAGQDIPQGHKIALTAFNENDVITKYGYPIGHAIAPIAAGDWIHTHNIKTNLVGEEEYDYVPELHPVTYPKRDLTFQGYRRANGKVGIRNDLFIIPTVGCVNGIAEQMLSEFKAEHPDLGGFDNLTVLKHPYGCSQLGDDHRMTRSILLDAVNHPNAGGVLVFGLGCENNIVSEFRSILGDYDKSRVKFLVAQEVGNEVEAGLALLEELYDAAKDDKREPVPLSELNIGLKCGGSDGFSGITANPLLGAFSDFIISQGGTSVLTEVPEMFGAEKMLMARAESREVYEDIVSLINNFKQYFLSYGEPVYENPSPGNKAGGISTLEDKSLGCTQKAGTSPVVDVLDYGVKLRKKGLSLLQAPGNDLVAASALAASDCQLVLFTTGRGTPFGSFVPTVKVATNNELFAKKGHWMDFNAGPLLEVPMAEVLEEFISYIIAVASGQKTRNEQNEVRELAIFKTGVTL; encoded by the coding sequence ATGAAACGATTAATGAAAATGAACCCCCGCGATACGGTGGCTGTAGCCCTGCGTCCGGTTACCGCCGGTGAACAGCTGGAGATCGACGGTGTCAGCGTGCAGGCAGGCCAGGATATTCCCCAGGGGCACAAGATCGCCCTGACAGCCTTTAACGAAAATGACGTCATCACCAAATACGGCTATCCGATCGGGCACGCGATTGCCCCTATCGCAGCCGGCGATTGGATTCACACGCATAACATCAAAACAAATCTCGTAGGTGAAGAAGAATACGATTATGTGCCTGAGCTTCACCCGGTTACCTATCCGAAGCGCGACCTGACCTTCCAAGGCTACCGCCGTGCCAACGGCAAGGTCGGCATCCGTAACGATCTGTTCATTATCCCGACTGTCGGCTGCGTGAATGGCATCGCTGAGCAGATGCTGTCCGAGTTCAAGGCCGAGCACCCGGATCTGGGCGGCTTCGACAATCTTACCGTGCTGAAGCATCCTTACGGCTGCTCCCAGCTGGGCGATGACCACCGCATGACCCGCAGCATCCTGCTGGATGCCGTGAATCACCCGAATGCCGGCGGCGTGCTCGTCTTCGGCCTCGGGTGCGAGAACAACATCGTCTCCGAATTCCGCAGCATTCTAGGCGATTATGATAAGAGCCGGGTCAAGTTCCTGGTTGCCCAGGAGGTCGGCAACGAGGTGGAAGCCGGGCTGGCGCTTCTGGAAGAGCTGTATGATGCGGCTAAGGATGATAAGCGTGAGCCGGTTCCCCTCAGCGAGCTGAACATCGGCCTGAAATGCGGCGGCTCCGACGGCTTCTCCGGCATTACAGCCAACCCGTTGCTGGGCGCTTTCTCCGATTTCATCATTTCCCAGGGCGGTACCTCGGTACTGACTGAAGTGCCGGAAATGTTCGGTGCAGAGAAAATGCTGATGGCCCGCGCAGAAAGCCGCGAGGTCTACGAGGATATCGTCTCCCTGATCAACAATTTCAAGCAGTACTTCCTCTCCTACGGAGAGCCGGTGTACGAGAACCCTTCCCCGGGTAACAAAGCCGGCGGTATCAGTACGCTCGAAGATAAATCTCTCGGCTGCACCCAGAAGGCCGGTACTTCTCCGGTCGTCGACGTGCTGGATTACGGCGTAAAGCTGCGCAAAAAAGGCCTCAGCCTGCTGCAGGCTCCGGGCAACGATCTTGTAGCAGCATCCGCCCTTGCTGCCTCCGACTGCCAGCTGGTGCTGTTCACCACCGGACGCGGGACACCATTCGGCAGCTTCGTGCCTACGGTTAAGGTAGCCACCAACAACGAGCTGTTCGCCAAAAAAGGCCACTGGATGGACTTCAACGCAGGTCCTCTGCTGGAAGTGCCGATGGCCGAAGTATTGGAAGAATTCATCTCCTACATCATCGCTGTGGCAAGCGGCCAGAAAACACGCAATGAGCAGAACGAAGTGCGCGAGCTGGCTATTTTCAAGACCGGGGTTACGTTATAA
- a CDS encoding pectinesterase family protein: MWVGKEAFCDYPTIQEAVNELERRTVQEHETIYIMAGIYEETVRIYRSDLTIAGVGEVIITNNLYARQLDERGEEQGTFATPTLFLNGNRLVIENLTVINTAGQGPEIGQALALYAHCDETVFRNCIFKGHQDTIFTGPLPAANKHGFAFGGVPLHERQEQCRQLYTRCYIEGTVDFIFGGATAYFEHCEIRSLRSTHDGVGYVTAASTPEGQAYGYVFRDCLLTAGADVSGIYLGRPWRSYAATAFVNCRLGAHIHPAGWDNWGNPANEATVRYSEYTASGASELRGQRVAWANVSGTGEGIPDKARVFAGTEFWS; the protein is encoded by the coding sequence ATGTGGGTAGGAAAAGAGGCCTTTTGCGATTACCCGACAATCCAGGAGGCAGTCAATGAGCTTGAGCGCCGGACTGTGCAGGAGCACGAGACAATATATATTATGGCGGGGATATATGAGGAGACCGTGCGGATATACCGGTCAGACCTGACAATTGCGGGAGTCGGCGAGGTTATTATTACAAACAATCTGTATGCCCGGCAGCTGGACGAAAGAGGTGAAGAGCAGGGGACCTTTGCTACACCTACCCTGTTCCTGAATGGCAACAGGCTGGTCATCGAAAATCTGACCGTCATCAATACAGCCGGGCAGGGGCCGGAGATTGGCCAGGCGCTGGCTCTCTATGCCCATTGTGACGAAACGGTATTCCGCAACTGTATCTTCAAGGGGCATCAGGATACGATTTTTACCGGTCCGCTGCCTGCAGCGAACAAGCATGGCTTCGCCTTCGGCGGGGTTCCGCTGCATGAACGGCAGGAGCAATGCCGCCAGCTGTACACACGCTGCTATATTGAAGGGACAGTGGATTTTATCTTTGGCGGGGCAACCGCTTATTTCGAGCATTGCGAGATCCGCAGCCTGCGCTCCACCCATGATGGTGTCGGTTATGTTACGGCAGCATCTACGCCTGAGGGCCAGGCCTACGGTTATGTATTCAGGGATTGTCTGCTGACAGCCGGTGCTGACGTTTCCGGCATTTACCTGGGACGGCCATGGCGCAGCTACGCGGCAACGGCCTTTGTGAATTGCCGGCTGGGGGCGCATATTCATCCTGCCGGCTGGGATAACTGGGGCAACCCGGCCAATGAGGCTACTGTACGTTACAGCGAATATACAGCTTCAGGTGCAAGTGAGCTGCGGGGGCAGCGTGTAGCGTGGGCAAATGTAAGCGGGACAGGAGAAGGTATACCGGATAAAGCGCGGGTCTTTGCCGGGACGGAGTTCTGGAGTTGA
- a CDS encoding TetR/AcrR family transcriptional regulator: MARSKEFDVDNVLGKAMTIFWQQGYEKTSMQDLVSGMGIHKRSMYDTFGDKHTLYMKVMDRYAEMAAGRLQSRAEGQTSVKEAIRLIFEATVHTSAHEPKGCLLVNTAVELAIHDPAAADKVTAAFAGTEQHLERLLRQGQESGELARGFEPAEMAAYLHNALMGLRVLVKTTGDAGKLQTIVDMTLKTLEQAPV; the protein is encoded by the coding sequence ATGGCGAGAAGCAAAGAGTTTGACGTGGATAATGTCCTCGGCAAAGCTATGACGATTTTTTGGCAGCAGGGCTATGAAAAGACCTCTATGCAGGATCTTGTATCCGGCATGGGCATTCATAAGCGGAGCATGTATGATACGTTTGGTGACAAGCATACTTTATATATGAAAGTAATGGACCGGTATGCCGAGATGGCTGCAGGCAGGCTGCAGAGCCGGGCTGAAGGCCAGACCTCTGTCAAGGAAGCCATCCGGCTCATCTTTGAAGCTACTGTGCACACGAGTGCTCATGAGCCCAAGGGCTGCCTGCTGGTGAATACTGCAGTGGAGCTGGCTATTCATGATCCAGCTGCCGCAGACAAAGTAACAGCCGCCTTTGCGGGCACCGAGCAGCATCTTGAACGCCTGCTGCGGCAAGGACAGGAGAGCGGTGAGCTGGCTCGCGGCTTTGAGCCGGCTGAAATGGCTGCTTATCTGCATAATGCACTTATGGGCTTGAGGGTGCTGGTCAAAACCACCGGGGATGCCGGCAAGCTGCAGACGATTGTAGATATGACGCTCAAAACGCTGGAGCAGGCCCCGGTATAG
- a CDS encoding DUF3139 domain-containing protein: protein MSLWRKRAAYALCTLIVLLILTPVMYVQVNKIIYAKRVSDYLTGTMGYTKQEIASVKGVWGIVLPKFFAVVEFSDEPGVEYTYFAHNDVLQISYSITPEGRENGFRESRLKHVEPER, encoded by the coding sequence CTGAGCCTGTGGAGGAAAAGGGCTGCTTATGCGTTATGTACTCTGATTGTACTGCTTATCTTGACACCGGTGATGTATGTGCAGGTTAACAAAATCATTTACGCCAAGCGGGTCTCCGACTATCTGACGGGAACCATGGGCTACACTAAACAGGAGATTGCTTCAGTAAAAGGGGTTTGGGGCATAGTATTGCCGAAATTTTTTGCTGTGGTTGAGTTTAGTGATGAGCCTGGTGTAGAGTATACTTATTTTGCCCACAACGATGTGCTGCAGATTAGCTACAGCATAACGCCGGAGGGAAGAGAGAACGGGTTCAGGGAATCCAGATTGAAGCATGTGGAGCCGGAACGATAA
- a CDS encoding tagaturonate reductase has translation MTNRLSRTTQPGLPVYPERMIQFGEGNFMRAFVDWQLQQMNNQGLFNGSAVLVQPIGQGLGGLMAEQDNLYTVLLNGIMQEQTVNSREIITSVSRVISPYDDYAAYLALAEDDALEFITSNTTEAGIAYSAGDSLNDTPPKSFPAKLTALLHKRFELGKKGFIIIPCELIDRNGEKLLQIVQQYAAEWQLGEDFNKWLVEENTFCCSLVDRIVPGYPRDKAAQLEEELGYKDNLIVTAEPFLFWVIEGPAWLSEKLPLAEAGLNVVVTDDMTPYRERKVHLLNGPHTAMVPLAMMAGLETVEDVMNDATFFRFVQELMNDELSPMLDLPAEELSSYSAAVLERFRNPFVRHELASISLNSISKFKSRLLPVLLRYQKERSQLPELTTLAFAALLLSYRGDRVARQDGAEVLEAFDKAWSNPDSFVQTILADESLWGQDLTQVPGLADAVAAKLQELDRTDSRAVLQQAVN, from the coding sequence ATGACAAACCGCCTATCCAGAACCACCCAGCCCGGCCTGCCCGTCTATCCAGAACGGATGATCCAGTTCGGCGAAGGCAATTTTATGCGTGCCTTTGTAGACTGGCAGCTGCAGCAGATGAACAATCAGGGGCTGTTTAACGGCAGTGCCGTGCTCGTTCAGCCGATCGGCCAGGGTCTCGGCGGACTGATGGCTGAGCAGGACAATTTGTACACAGTGCTGTTAAACGGTATTATGCAGGAGCAAACCGTCAACTCACGCGAGATTATAACAAGCGTCAGCCGGGTGATCAGCCCCTATGATGACTATGCGGCTTATCTGGCTCTGGCTGAGGATGACGCCCTGGAATTCATAACCTCCAATACTACTGAAGCGGGTATTGCTTATAGCGCCGGCGACAGTCTGAATGATACACCTCCAAAGAGCTTTCCGGCCAAGCTGACTGCGCTGCTGCACAAACGCTTTGAGCTGGGCAAAAAGGGCTTCATCATTATTCCTTGCGAGCTGATCGACCGCAACGGCGAGAAGCTGCTGCAGATTGTGCAGCAATATGCTGCGGAGTGGCAGCTGGGCGAGGATTTCAATAAATGGCTGGTGGAAGAAAACACCTTCTGCTGCAGTCTGGTAGACCGGATCGTGCCTGGTTATCCGCGCGACAAGGCAGCCCAGCTGGAAGAGGAGCTGGGCTATAAGGACAATCTGATTGTTACCGCCGAGCCTTTCCTGTTCTGGGTTATTGAAGGCCCTGCATGGCTGTCCGAGAAGCTGCCGCTCGCAGAGGCCGGACTGAATGTAGTTGTGACCGACGATATGACTCCTTACCGTGAGCGCAAGGTTCACCTGCTGAACGGTCCGCACACTGCAATGGTTCCGCTGGCTATGATGGCTGGTCTGGAGACAGTCGAAGATGTAATGAACGACGCCACCTTCTTCCGCTTCGTGCAGGAGCTGATGAACGATGAGCTGAGCCCGATGCTGGATCTGCCTGCAGAGGAGCTGTCTTCCTACTCTGCCGCCGTACTGGAGCGGTTCAGAAACCCGTTCGTCCGTCATGAGCTTGCCTCCATCTCGCTGAACAGCATCTCCAAGTTCAAGTCCCGCCTCCTGCCGGTTCTGCTCCGCTACCAGAAGGAGCGCAGCCAGCTGCCGGAGCTGACAACGCTGGCCTTCGCCGCCCTGCTGCTCAGCTACCGCGGAGACCGCGTAGCCAGACAAGACGGTGCAGAGGTACTGGAAGCCTTCGACAAAGCCTGGAGCAATCCGGACAGCTTCGTGCAGACCATCCTTGCGGATGAGAGCCTGTGGGGTCAGGATCTGACACAGGTTCCGGGACTTGCAGATGCCGTTGCCGCGAAGCTGCAGGAGCTTGACCGTACAGACAGCCGTGCGGTGCTGCAGCAGGCTGTGAACTGA
- a CDS encoding LacI family DNA-binding transcriptional regulator, whose amino-acid sequence MITIKDIARVAGVSHTTVSRALNGSPLIKKVTRDKIERIAAEMNYVPNYNAKSLVTKRSFTIGLFFSSIDQGTSSSFLVDAIKGISHALDENYNLTVHGIDGVRNFGNIQPQRFDGILVMSQSDEDNAFIYHVKTIGIPLVVLNRQLEDPGIMNVVANDREGVREAIDYVVSLGHQKLAIIEGKPGFKSSTERKQGFMDSLIAHRLPLHSDYFVQGDYSIESGFAAMSRLLSLPEPPSAVFCSNDDMAIGAMNACYAHKVSVPQQISLLGFDDIMFARYTNPALTTVRKPIADISELGTKMLIQLLLQPDTMPQQLFVKTSLVVRDTVTDL is encoded by the coding sequence ATGATAACGATCAAAGACATCGCGCGTGTTGCAGGCGTCTCCCATACTACGGTGTCCAGAGCGCTGAACGGCAGCCCGCTGATCAAGAAGGTCACCCGTGACAAGATTGAGCGGATCGCAGCCGAGATGAACTATGTGCCCAATTACAATGCGAAGAGCCTCGTTACCAAACGTTCCTTCACTATCGGGCTATTCTTCTCCAGTATCGATCAGGGAACCTCGTCGAGCTTCCTGGTGGATGCCATCAAGGGCATCAGCCATGCGCTGGATGAGAACTACAATCTGACCGTTCACGGGATTGACGGAGTACGTAATTTCGGCAACATTCAGCCGCAGCGCTTTGACGGTATTCTCGTCATGAGCCAGAGCGATGAGGATAATGCTTTTATCTACCATGTCAAGACCATCGGCATCCCGCTTGTCGTGCTGAACCGCCAGCTGGAGGACCCCGGTATTATGAACGTAGTGGCGAATGACCGCGAAGGCGTCAGGGAAGCTATTGATTATGTAGTTTCGCTGGGGCACCAGAAGCTGGCTATTATTGAAGGAAAACCCGGGTTCAAGTCTTCAACAGAACGCAAGCAGGGCTTTATGGACAGTCTGATCGCCCACCGTCTTCCGCTTCATTCAGATTATTTCGTGCAGGGGGATTACAGCATTGAGAGCGGTTTTGCCGCTATGTCCCGGCTGCTAAGTCTTCCGGAGCCTCCGAGCGCCGTCTTCTGCTCCAATGACGATATGGCAATCGGGGCCATGAATGCCTGCTATGCCCATAAGGTCAGCGTTCCGCAGCAGATTTCACTGCTCGGCTTCGATGATATTATGTTTGCACGTTATACAAATCCCGCCTTGACTACTGTACGTAAGCCGATTGCAGATATAAGCGAGCTCGGCACGAAGATGCTGATCCAGCTTCTGCTGCAGCCGGACACCATGCCCCAGCAGCTGTTTGTCAAGACGTCGCTGGTAGTGCGTGATACGGTAACGGACCTCTGA
- a CDS encoding GNAT family N-acetyltransferase, whose amino-acid sequence MQIRTEKTGDYGQVFRLNELAFGNREDEAELLERIRHSDQFIPDLSIVAERKGMIVGHILLSGAKVVDKELEHPVIVLAPIAVHPEYQGRGIGGLLIEEAKRRAASLGFGAILLIGHPSYYPRFGFVPAGVHGLELLQFPVPAEVFQVCVLREGALEQLKGELMYPAAFF is encoded by the coding sequence ATGCAGATTAGAACCGAAAAGACCGGGGATTACGGGCAGGTATTCCGGCTGAATGAGCTGGCGTTCGGGAACCGTGAGGATGAAGCTGAGCTGTTGGAACGGATTAGGCACTCAGACCAGTTCATTCCAGACTTGTCTATTGTAGCTGAAAGGAAGGGCATGATTGTCGGTCATATTTTGCTGAGCGGGGCTAAGGTAGTGGACAAGGAGCTGGAGCATCCGGTGATCGTCCTGGCTCCAATTGCCGTGCATCCGGAGTATCAGGGCCGGGGGATCGGCGGACTGCTGATTGAAGAGGCCAAAAGACGTGCGGCCAGCCTGGGATTCGGTGCTATATTGCTGATTGGACATCCGTCATACTATCCCCGGTTTGGTTTTGTGCCGGCTGGCGTGCACGGGCTGGAGCTGCTGCAGTTTCCTGTGCCTGCGGAAGTATTTCAGGTATGCGTGCTGAGGGAGGGAGCGCTTGAGCAGCTTAAGGGAGAGCTGATGTATCCGGCGGCGTTTTTTTAA
- a CDS encoding metallophosphoesterase, protein MPVRRLNIMLLCSLLLLLSSCSRQDAAGEQMLRIQSGRNIKLLTTTDTHYLSPRLTDNGPAFSRFLAAGDGKQLAYSSEMLDSLAYDIGIERPAAVIISGDLTNNGEKASHQDLAEHLRTIEQQTGTQIYVIPGNHDVQNPWARRFEGEKQLTVPSVTPKQFRKIYSDFGYAEALLKDNDSMSYLAAPSEDLWLLMLDTSQYSSNKKLGHPQLDGQLTDATLRWIDRCGKLAAEQGAHMVAVMHHSLLDHSDFVQEGFTLNNNGQAAAALIRNGITTVFSGHIHFQDIRSSSGEDIYDIANSALSVYPHQYGILNYTPAAGTLEYHTSGLNVELWAKSAGSTDPDLLHFKAYSEAAFRKLSADRSYARLTGDTSYKSYTEEELAAMADVVGRLNEIYFAGTADQDIAAVTGSEGFRLWQTAPYSGLKSYVLRMSELEPKDNNHFVTKLPQR, encoded by the coding sequence ATGCCTGTCCGCCGGCTTAATATCATGCTTCTCTGCTCTCTGCTGCTGCTTCTCTCTTCATGCAGCAGACAGGACGCTGCAGGAGAGCAAATGCTCCGGATTCAGTCCGGCCGGAATATAAAGCTTCTAACCACCACCGATACCCACTACCTGTCTCCAAGGCTGACCGATAACGGCCCGGCCTTCAGCCGTTTTCTGGCTGCCGGAGACGGCAAACAGCTGGCCTACAGCAGTGAAATGCTGGATTCCCTCGCTTACGATATCGGGATAGAGCGGCCCGCTGCAGTTATCATCAGCGGCGATTTGACCAACAACGGGGAGAAAGCCAGCCATCAGGATCTGGCGGAGCATCTGCGGACCATCGAACAGCAGACCGGGACACAGATCTATGTTATTCCCGGCAATCACGATGTCCAGAATCCGTGGGCAAGACGCTTTGAAGGGGAAAAGCAGCTCACCGTACCCTCTGTTACCCCGAAGCAGTTCCGCAAGATCTACAGTGATTTCGGCTATGCGGAAGCACTGCTTAAGGATAATGACTCCATGAGCTATCTTGCAGCCCCTTCAGAGGACCTATGGCTGCTGATGCTTGACACCAGCCAGTACAGCAGCAATAAGAAGCTGGGCCATCCCCAGCTTGACGGCCAGCTCACCGATGCTACCCTGAGATGGATTGACCGCTGCGGTAAGCTTGCGGCTGAGCAAGGCGCGCATATGGTAGCAGTCATGCATCACAGCCTGCTGGACCACAGTGATTTTGTCCAGGAGGGCTTCACGCTGAATAACAACGGACAAGCGGCAGCGGCTCTGATCAGAAACGGCATAACCACTGTCTTTAGCGGACATATCCATTTCCAGGATATCCGCAGCAGCAGCGGAGAGGATATATATGACATTGCTAATAGCGCCCTGTCCGTATACCCGCATCAGTACGGTATTCTCAACTACACCCCTGCAGCCGGAACACTTGAATACCATACCTCGGGGCTGAATGTGGAGCTCTGGGCCAAGTCAGCGGGCAGCACAGACCCGGATCTGCTACATTTCAAGGCTTACAGTGAAGCCGCGTTCCGTAAGCTGTCTGCTGACCGGAGTTACGCCAGACTGACCGGTGACACCAGCTATAAGAGCTATACAGAGGAAGAGCTGGCGGCGATGGCGGACGTTGTCGGCAGGCTGAATGAGATTTATTTTGCCGGAACTGCGGATCAGGATATTGCTGCCGTTACCGGCTCGGAAGGCTTCCGGCTGTGGCAGACTGCCCCGTACAGCGGACTAAAAAGCTACGTACTGCGCATGTCAGAGCTGGAGCCGAAGGATAATAACCATTTTGTTACAAAATTGCCGCAGCGGTAA
- a CDS encoding ABC transporter ATP-binding protein, whose amino-acid sequence MSALGRPDAAGSGGFPERGAEGMPDYEELFMSRELKRDRPFRTLLLLYRGMRLNLLISLLFYIFKHSPVWVIPIVTADIINQLSRPELTSLGFLWRDLAIVSVVILQNIPSAYIHVSFMSRSSRQVEAGLRGTLIRKLQHLSMAYHTDLRAGRLQSKVLRDVEAIETLSKQMMYSFVPALTNVLIAISITAFKSLQVTLFFVLVIPFGVLLITFFRTRIRTRNREFRSEIENMSGQVAETVEMIPVTRAHGLEESEIGKVEGTLSELKGKGYRLDITEALFGASSWAVFTLFQLLCLGFTCILAYQGKIQIGDVVMYQGFFSTIMASINSLLGVYPQFARGFESIHSISEVLTSTQVEEYQGTSAVTSLRGEYEFRGVEFSYKDTDRHVLKNFNLSVRPGECIALVGESGAGKSTVLNMVVGFYKPTGGIILVDGRPMEELDMRMYRQKLAVVPQSTVLFSGTIRSNITFGLKDVPDNKLQEVIRLANLQDVVAQMPQGLDTLIGEHGGRLSGGQRQRIAIARAMIRDPEIILLDEATSALDNISEFIVQKAMRELRRGRTTFIVAHRLSTIRDADRIVVMKDGQVAEVGTFEELMSRKGAFYELKQLQA is encoded by the coding sequence TTGAGCGCATTAGGCAGGCCGGATGCAGCCGGCAGCGGAGGTTTTCCGGAGCGCGGTGCAGAAGGCATGCCTGATTATGAAGAGCTGTTCATGAGCAGGGAGCTGAAGAGGGACCGCCCGTTCCGTACGCTTTTGCTGCTGTACAGAGGCATGCGGCTGAATCTGCTTATCTCTCTGCTGTTCTACATTTTCAAGCATTCGCCTGTCTGGGTCATCCCGATTGTTACTGCTGACATTATTAATCAGCTCAGCCGGCCTGAATTAACCAGCCTGGGTTTCCTGTGGAGGGACCTGGCGATCGTGTCTGTTGTTATTCTGCAGAATATTCCGTCGGCCTATATTCACGTCAGCTTTATGAGCCGGTCTTCCCGGCAGGTTGAAGCGGGGCTGCGCGGTACGCTGATCCGCAAGCTGCAGCATCTGTCGATGGCCTATCATACAGACCTGCGGGCCGGACGGCTGCAGTCCAAGGTGCTGCGTGATGTCGAGGCTATCGAGACGCTGTCCAAGCAGATGATGTACTCTTTTGTGCCGGCGCTGACCAATGTCCTGATTGCTATATCCATTACTGCTTTCAAAAGCCTGCAGGTTACCCTGTTCTTCGTGCTCGTGATTCCCTTCGGTGTGCTGCTGATCACCTTTTTCCGTACCAGAATCCGCACCCGCAATCGGGAATTCCGCAGCGAGATTGAGAACATGTCAGGCCAGGTGGCTGAAACCGTCGAGATGATTCCGGTGACCCGAGCGCACGGGCTGGAAGAGAGCGAGATCGGCAAGGTCGAAGGCACCCTGTCTGAGCTGAAGGGAAAAGGGTACCGGCTCGACATCACTGAAGCATTGTTCGGAGCTTCAAGCTGGGCTGTTTTCACCCTGTTCCAGCTGCTTTGCCTGGGTTTCACTTGTATTCTGGCCTATCAGGGCAAAATACAGATCGGCGATGTGGTGATGTACCAGGGGTTCTTTTCAACGATTATGGCTTCAATCAACAGCCTGCTTGGCGTGTACCCGCAGTTCGCCAGGGGATTCGAATCGATCCATTCCATTTCCGAGGTGCTGACCTCCACACAGGTCGAAGAATATCAGGGGACGTCGGCGGTTACTTCGCTGCGCGGGGAATATGAGTTCCGCGGGGTTGAGTTCAGCTATAAGGATACAGACAGGCATGTGCTGAAGAATTTTAATCTGAGCGTCCGTCCGGGAGAGTGTATCGCACTGGTCGGAGAATCGGGGGCAGGCAAGTCTACCGTACTAAATATGGTTGTCGGCTTCTATAAGCCTACCGGGGGCATTATTCTGGTGGACGGCAGGCCGATGGAGGAGCTGGACATGCGCATGTACCGGCAAAAGCTGGCTGTCGTACCGCAAAGCACCGTCCTGTTCTCGGGCACGATCCGCAGCAATATCACCTTCGGGCTGAAGGATGTGCCGGACAATAAGCTGCAGGAGGTTATCCGGCTGGCCAATTTGCAGGACGTGGTGGCGCAAATGCCGCAGGGACTGGATACGCTGATCGGCGAGCATGGCGGCAGGTTGTCCGGGGGACAGCGCCAGCGGATAGCTATTGCCCGGGCAATGATCCGTGATCCGGAGATTATTTTACTGGATGAGGCGACCTCTGCGCTGGACAACATCTCTGAATTTATCGTGCAAAAGGCGATGCGGGAGCTGAGGCGCGGACGGACCACCTTTATTGTGGCCCACAGGCTGTCAACCATCCGTGATGCGGACCGGATTGTGGTGATGAAGGATGGACAGGTTGCCGAGGTGGGGACCTTTGAAGAGCTGATGAGCCGTAAAGGAGCCTTCTACGAATTAAAACAGCTTCAAGCGTAG